One part of the Tautonia marina genome encodes these proteins:
- a CDS encoding TIR domain-containing protein, which yields MARKVFFSFHYDRDIWRASIVRNHGKSKADIENRGYWDRSLWEEAKKKGDTAIKRMIDDGLVGTSVTAVLIGYETWQRPWVKYEIEKSYERGNGLFGIYVHEIKGQDGRTDYQGQNPFDHIKVKQGSILVPMSQLFPTYRWVADNGFLGFGGWVEAAAKAAGK from the coding sequence ATGGCCAGAAAAGTATTCTTCAGCTTTCACTACGACCGTGACATCTGGCGTGCCAGTATCGTCCGGAACCACGGTAAGTCGAAAGCCGACATCGAGAACCGAGGCTATTGGGACAGGTCGCTCTGGGAGGAGGCCAAAAAGAAAGGCGATACGGCTATCAAAAGGATGATCGACGACGGGCTCGTTGGTACTTCCGTCACCGCCGTTCTCATTGGCTATGAGACATGGCAACGGCCCTGGGTAAAGTACGAGATCGAGAAGAGCTACGAACGTGGAAACGGCCTGTTCGGTATCTACGTTCATGAAATTAAGGGTCAGGACGGCCGCACAGATTACCAAGGCCAGAATCCCTTCGATCACATCAAGGTCAAGCAGGGAAGCATTCTTGTTCCTATGTCGCAATTATTTCCGACGTATCGGTGGGTTGCCGACAATGGCTTCCTGGGCTTTGGTGGATGGGTTGAAGCAGCCGCGAAGGCCGCGGGGAAGTAG
- a CDS encoding class I SAM-dependent DNA methyltransferase has protein sequence MSTTVEPIRTFVDYARTLRGDEKGEAQVFCDRLFQAFGHGGYKEAGATLEFRVKARGKSTKFADLLWRPRLLMEMKKRGEKLQQHYTQAFEYWLELVPQRPRYVILCNFDEFWIYDFDSQLNDPVDRIALEELPHRYTALNFLFPEDRKPQFGNNRVDVTRAAADKVARVFNSMVGRGEARARAQRFALQCVVAMFSEDAELLPRGLFSELLADCFGGESSYDLIGGLFRQMNNPEPARGGKFKNVRYFNGGIFQVVEPVELVNDEITLLQSAAEENWSKVQPPIFGTLFQSSMDKQARHAFGAHFTSEADIQKVVLPTIVRPWRERIESTKTLKDLRQLLEELRDFRVLDPACGSGNFLYVAYRELIRLELSLMAKIHAEFGRRAQQAVGTRTQVSTKQFFGIEKDAFGVELAKVTLMLAKELAIDESRSWIDSEQLDLPIEFDAALPLDNLDANIICEDALFCKWPKAQAIVGNPPYQSKNKMQQEYGHEYVEKVRDRYPEVPGRADYCVYWFRRAHDELPKGGHAGLVGTNTIRQNYSREGGLDYIVGHGGTITEAVSSQVWSGDAVVHVSIANWVKGDAEGKKKLFTQIGDNRDSPWEVVEVDRIGPALSASHDVTQAERLQANIDSGACYQGQTHGNEGFLLTEEAAKELTKDPASKNVIHPYLTGDDLLTHGAPSRYAIDLNHCDDLIGAMKHGKAFEHVRTYVMPTMKENAEKEREATGKDKGPRQNHYQRWWKYWRGRPEMIDRLATLPRYIGCARVTKRPIFSFIDARIHPNDALQVFSLADDYSFGILQSNIHWAWFVARCSTLKGDFRYTSDTVFDTFPWPQSPSLTQVKQVAAASVALRQLRSRLMEENGWSLRELYRTLDVPGRNPLTAAQDKLDGAVRAAYGMKAKDDPLAFLLSLNAELADCEESMRPVVGPGLPPSVKDAAAFITEDCVNVS, from the coding sequence ATGAGCACGACCGTCGAGCCGATTCGCACCTTCGTCGATTATGCCCGCACCCTGAGGGGCGATGAGAAAGGCGAGGCCCAGGTCTTCTGCGACCGGCTGTTTCAGGCGTTCGGACACGGCGGATACAAGGAAGCCGGAGCCACCCTCGAATTCCGCGTCAAGGCCCGGGGCAAGAGCACGAAATTCGCCGACCTGCTCTGGCGGCCGCGGCTGCTGATGGAGATGAAGAAACGCGGCGAGAAGCTCCAGCAGCACTACACGCAGGCGTTCGAATACTGGCTGGAGCTGGTGCCCCAGCGGCCCCGCTACGTCATCCTCTGCAACTTCGACGAATTCTGGATCTACGATTTCGATTCCCAGCTCAACGACCCGGTAGACCGGATTGCCCTCGAAGAGCTGCCGCACCGCTACACGGCGCTCAACTTCCTGTTTCCCGAGGACCGGAAGCCGCAATTCGGCAACAACCGCGTCGATGTCACGCGGGCGGCCGCTGACAAGGTGGCACGCGTCTTTAACTCGATGGTCGGCCGTGGCGAGGCGCGGGCGCGGGCCCAGCGCTTCGCCCTGCAATGCGTGGTCGCCATGTTCTCGGAGGATGCCGAGCTTCTGCCACGCGGGCTCTTCAGCGAGCTGCTCGCCGACTGCTTCGGCGGCGAGAGCAGCTACGACCTGATCGGGGGCCTGTTCCGGCAGATGAACAACCCTGAGCCGGCCCGGGGCGGCAAGTTCAAAAACGTCCGCTACTTCAACGGCGGCATCTTTCAGGTGGTCGAGCCGGTCGAGCTGGTGAACGACGAAATCACCCTGCTCCAGTCGGCGGCTGAAGAAAACTGGAGCAAAGTGCAGCCGCCCATCTTCGGCACGCTGTTCCAGAGCAGCATGGACAAGCAGGCCCGGCACGCCTTCGGGGCGCATTTCACCTCGGAAGCCGACATCCAGAAGGTTGTGCTGCCGACTATCGTGCGGCCGTGGCGGGAGCGCATCGAGAGCACGAAGACGCTGAAGGACCTGCGGCAGCTACTCGAAGAGCTGCGGGATTTCCGGGTGCTCGATCCGGCCTGCGGCAGCGGAAATTTCCTCTACGTCGCCTACCGGGAGCTGATTCGGCTGGAACTGAGCCTGATGGCGAAGATTCATGCCGAGTTCGGCCGCCGGGCTCAGCAGGCGGTGGGCACCCGCACGCAGGTGAGTACAAAGCAATTCTTCGGCATCGAGAAAGACGCCTTCGGCGTCGAGCTGGCCAAGGTGACGCTTATGCTCGCCAAGGAGCTGGCCATCGACGAAAGCCGTTCGTGGATCGACTCTGAACAGCTCGACCTGCCGATCGAATTCGATGCGGCCCTGCCGCTCGACAACCTCGACGCAAACATCATCTGCGAGGACGCACTGTTCTGCAAATGGCCGAAAGCCCAGGCCATCGTCGGGAATCCGCCCTATCAGTCGAAAAACAAAATGCAGCAGGAGTACGGCCACGAATATGTAGAAAAGGTGCGCGATCGTTATCCTGAGGTGCCGGGCCGGGCAGATTACTGCGTCTATTGGTTTCGCCGGGCGCATGACGAGCTGCCGAAGGGCGGGCACGCCGGCCTGGTCGGCACCAATACCATCCGGCAAAACTATTCGCGAGAGGGGGGGCTCGATTACATCGTCGGCCATGGCGGAACGATTACTGAGGCTGTCTCAAGTCAGGTATGGTCGGGCGATGCTGTCGTTCATGTGTCCATAGCAAATTGGGTGAAGGGCGATGCTGAGGGGAAAAAGAAGCTCTTTACGCAGATTGGCGATAACAGAGACAGCCCGTGGGAAGTGGTCGAGGTTGACCGGATTGGACCGGCTCTTTCCGCGTCGCATGATGTAACGCAGGCTGAAAGGCTGCAAGCCAACATTGACTCCGGAGCATGTTATCAGGGGCAGACGCACGGAAACGAAGGGTTCCTGCTGACGGAGGAAGCAGCGAAGGAGCTAACGAAAGACCCTGCCTCGAAGAATGTCATCCATCCTTACCTGACTGGCGATGATCTTCTGACGCATGGGGCACCCTCCCGCTATGCCATCGATCTTAACCATTGCGATGACCTGATTGGCGCAATGAAGCATGGCAAAGCGTTTGAGCACGTCAGAACATACGTCATGCCGACTATGAAAGAGAATGCCGAGAAAGAGCGGGAGGCGACAGGCAAAGATAAAGGGCCGCGACAAAACCATTATCAGCGTTGGTGGAAATACTGGAGAGGCCGCCCCGAGATGATTGATCGCCTGGCGACTCTTCCGCGTTACATAGGGTGCGCCAGGGTGACCAAGCGTCCGATATTTTCATTCATCGACGCGAGGATACACCCGAACGATGCCTTGCAGGTGTTTTCTCTGGCGGACGATTATTCATTCGGAATTCTTCAGTCGAACATCCATTGGGCGTGGTTTGTTGCCCGGTGTTCTACGCTGAAGGGCGATTTCCGATACACTTCGGATACCGTATTTGATACATTCCCATGGCCCCAATCCCCCTCGCTCACGCAGGTAAAGCAGGTGGCCGCTGCTTCCGTCGCACTGCGCCAGCTTCGGAGCCGCCTTATGGAAGAGAACGGCTGGAGCCTCCGGGAGCTGTATCGGACCCTCGACGTGCCCGGTCGTAACCCGCTGACAGCAGCACAAGACAAACTTGATGGCGCTGTCCGTGCTGCCTACGGCATGAAAGCCAAGGACGATCCGCTTGCCTTCCTGCTCAGCCTGAATGCTGAGCTGGCCGATTGCGAGGAGAGCATGCGGCCGGTGGTCGGGCCGGGGCTTCCGCCTTCGGTCAAGGATGCGGCGGCGTTCATCACCGAAGACTGCGTGAATGTGAGCTGA
- a CDS encoding type II toxin-antitoxin system VapC family toxin — MAFYFLDTSALVKRYVQETGTAWLQSFCQPAAGHTLFLARITLAEMVAAITRRERGGSIAPADAAMALADFQLDFARQYLPMEITAALIVQAAQLARTHGLRGYDAVQLAAALEVHARVPTLTLISADQELNAAATASGMSVDDPTMYP; from the coding sequence GTGGCTTTCTACTTTCTGGACACCAGTGCTCTGGTCAAACGATACGTTCAGGAAACAGGAACTGCATGGTTGCAGTCATTTTGCCAGCCTGCGGCAGGCCATACGCTGTTTCTGGCCCGCATCACGCTCGCTGAGATGGTCGCCGCGATCACGCGACGGGAACGGGGCGGAAGCATCGCCCCTGCGGATGCCGCTATGGCTCTGGCTGATTTCCAGCTCGACTTCGCCCGGCAATACCTGCCAATGGAAATCACCGCCGCCCTGATCGTGCAGGCCGCACAGCTTGCCCGAACCCATGGCCTGCGCGGCTACGACGCCGTACAGCTGGCGGCTGCCCTCGAGGTTCACGCCCGAGTGCCGACGCTTACGCTAATCTCTGCCGATCAGGAACTCAACGCAGCCGCCACCGCATCAGGCATGTCTGTGGATGACCCGACCATGTATCCCTGA
- a CDS encoding type II toxin-antitoxin system ParD family antitoxin, which translates to MNVHITENSENIIRSKVQSGRYSSAEEVIERALRLLEEQDKASSPESGAPLTEDQKASLDAQRRLKEAGLLSEIRLPITDLTPYASRRAVPIQGEPLSETVIRERR; encoded by the coding sequence ATGAATGTTCATATTACTGAAAACTCGGAAAACATCATCCGCTCCAAAGTGCAGAGCGGCCGCTATTCGTCCGCCGAGGAGGTGATCGAGCGAGCCTTGCGGCTGCTTGAGGAGCAGGACAAGGCATCATCGCCTGAGAGCGGAGCACCGCTCACGGAAGACCAGAAGGCCAGCCTCGATGCCCAGCGCCGCCTGAAGGAAGCAGGATTGCTGAGCGAAATCCGGCTCCCCATTACCGATCTCACGCCCTACGCCAGCCGGAGAGCCGTCCCCATCCAGGGCGAGCCCCTCTCCGAAACCGTCATCCGCGAGCGCCGCTGA
- a CDS encoding PIN domain-containing protein: MFKIMADTDVWLNMAKEPQQQLLLSVLEELVKRQEVGILLPAVVIDEFQRNRQRIIDDSRKSLSSVFKRVKDAVDKYGDASSKREVLEQLNDIDHRLPTLGDAVAESMTRIEKLFKTAAILEVSEPVKSRVIDRALQVKAPFHGKKNSTGDAVIIEIYGECVQGQESAGHRFAFVTNNHNDFSNTSVNNNEAHPDIAEFFSKRNSNYFINIGDALRMVRPDLVSELMAELGEWEQPQRSLSELIEAEGELCDKVWYNRHMVRREKIESGEIELVERETFPSIAGKERPIQRDIWEGALESARKLEAKYGLENLGPWDNFEWGMINGKLSAIRWILGDEWDELYT; encoded by the coding sequence ATGTTCAAAATCATGGCAGATACTGATGTCTGGCTGAACATGGCGAAGGAGCCTCAGCAACAGCTATTGCTGAGCGTTCTGGAGGAGCTTGTGAAACGGCAAGAAGTCGGAATCCTTCTGCCTGCCGTTGTCATCGATGAATTTCAGAGAAACCGCCAGCGGATCATCGATGACAGCCGGAAAAGCCTCTCCAGCGTGTTCAAGCGGGTGAAAGACGCTGTGGACAAGTACGGCGATGCAAGCTCAAAGAGAGAGGTGCTGGAGCAACTCAACGACATTGACCACCGGCTTCCGACGCTAGGGGATGCCGTCGCCGAATCGATGACGAGAATTGAAAAACTATTCAAAACTGCGGCCATTTTAGAAGTAAGCGAGCCGGTGAAGTCTCGTGTTATTGACCGAGCGTTGCAGGTCAAAGCTCCATTCCACGGCAAAAAGAACAGCACCGGCGATGCCGTTATCATCGAAATCTATGGTGAATGCGTTCAAGGGCAGGAGTCGGCTGGGCATCGATTTGCCTTTGTGACCAACAATCACAACGATTTTAGTAATACATCAGTCAACAACAATGAAGCTCACCCTGACATCGCGGAATTCTTTTCCAAGAGAAATTCAAATTACTTTATTAACATTGGCGACGCATTGCGTATGGTGCGGCCTGATCTAGTTTCTGAGCTAATGGCGGAACTGGGCGAGTGGGAGCAGCCGCAACGATCGCTTTCTGAGCTAATCGAAGCCGAGGGCGAGCTATGCGATAAAGTCTGGTATAATCGTCATATGGTTCGTCGAGAAAAAATAGAATCAGGTGAAATTGAACTTGTTGAAAGAGAAACATTCCCTTCAATCGCTGGTAAAGAGCGGCCGATTCAACGTGATATTTGGGAAGGGGCATTGGAGTCAGCTCGAAAATTGGAAGCGAAATACGGATTGGAAAACCTCGGTCCTTGGGATAATTTTGAATGGGGAATGATAAATGGAAAGCTCTCCGCAATTCGCTGGATTTTGGGTGATGAATGGGATGAGCTTTACACTTAA
- a CDS encoding CRISPR-associated protein Cas4, producing the protein MSFPLWLGLLLALCLLGIGLLLVRAGRGLRQKAGLEAGRTVSLDQVTLTSKRLGLTGRPDRIVRQGDSVIPEEWKSARTLRPWHRAQMGVYFLLIEDRLGRRPSHGFIVLGDGTRCRIENTEALRAQVLGMAEQIRAIRQDLATPARVFPKPAQCRPCGMLPHCGQAARTSKLSR; encoded by the coding sequence ATGAGCTTTCCCCTCTGGCTCGGGCTTCTGCTTGCCCTCTGCCTGCTCGGTATTGGGCTTCTGCTGGTGCGGGCCGGCAGAGGGCTGCGGCAGAAAGCCGGGCTTGAGGCAGGCCGCACGGTTTCGCTCGACCAGGTGACGCTCACTTCGAAGCGGCTCGGGCTCACCGGCCGGCCCGACCGGATTGTCCGGCAGGGCGATAGCGTCATCCCCGAGGAATGGAAATCCGCCCGAACGCTTCGGCCCTGGCACAGGGCTCAGATGGGCGTGTATTTCCTGCTCATCGAGGACCGGCTCGGCCGCCGGCCGTCGCACGGCTTCATCGTCCTTGGCGACGGCACGCGATGCCGCATCGAGAACACGGAGGCACTTCGGGCTCAGGTACTTGGCATGGCCGAGCAGATCAGGGCCATACGGCAGGATCTGGCTACGCCAGCCAGGGTATTTCCGAAGCCTGCGCAGTGCCGGCCCTGCGGGATGCTGCCGCATTGCGGCCAGGCAGCTCGAACGTCGAAACTTAGTCGATGA